ATCAAAAGGAATGTATAAAAAATTTATCAAAGATGAAAGGAAGGCAGATAAATGCACCGAATGCGGTCAATGCGAAGACCGCTGCCCGCAGAAGATAGAGATAATTAAAGAACTGAAAGCAGCTCATAAATTCTTGAAACGAGGCGATTGATTCGTCTGTCATGCTGAACTTGTTTCAGCATCTTATCTGTAGCGGTGCGATTCATCGCACTTAAATTACTATCCTTGAATGGAAAAATTCCCAACTCCATTTCCTCTCCCTCAAAGGGAGAGGATAAAGGCGAGGGTGTGGTTTTAGATTCTAACGCTCCAGGTAAACGGCACACGTTTAAAACCTCTTAGTGTCATTGACAAAAAATTAATATTAAGTATAATAAAATATAATCCGATAAAAAGGAACTAACTGTATGAAGACCCGGCATAAAATAATCATTGGTGATGCAAGATGGATGAAAGAAGTTCCCGATGAATCCGTCCATCTTATTATCACATCACCCCCTTACTGGCAGTTAAAGGATTATGGCAATGGAAAGCAAATAGGATTTAATGATACTTATGAAGAATATATAAATAACCTTAACCTTGTCTGGAGTGAATGCCGCAGAGTTCTTCATAAAGGTTGCCGTTTATGTATTAACATTGGAGACCAGTTTGCCCGTTCGGTTTATTATGGAAGATATAAGGTTATTCCGATCAGGACAGAAATCATCAAATTTTGTGAGAGCGCAGGATTTGATTATATGGGCGCAATTATCTGGCAGAAGGTTACTACCTGTCATACAACTGGCGGAGCAACAGTAATGGGTTCTTATCCTTACCCAAGGAATGGGATTCTTAAATTAGACTATGAAT
This candidate division WOR-3 bacterium DNA region includes the following protein-coding sequences:
- a CDS encoding DNA methyltransferase, whose protein sequence is MKTRHKIIIGDARWMKEVPDESVHLIITSPPYWQLKDYGNGKQIGFNDTYEEYINNLNLVWSECRRVLHKGCRLCINIGDQFARSVYYGRYKVIPIRTEIIKFCESAGFDYMGAIIWQKVTTCHTTGGATVMGSYPYPRNGILKLDYE